From a region of the Microterricola gilva genome:
- a CDS encoding ABC transporter ATP-binding protein → MTITRTTAPDLPGLASPGLADAAAPGLQTERLQLTRAGRLVIDGVDCTLPSGRLGALVGPNGAGKSTLLHLIAGVLSPDGTGRQVPTPPGTVHFDGERLDTASRRSRARVVALAEQHADSQLEISVTDAVLLGRTPHRSLFAAPGGDDRAFALRCLADVGALDLAGRLYRTLSGGERQRVNLARALAQEPRLLLLDEPTNHLDIRAQLDTLTLVSGLTERGLTALAALHDLNLAAAFADHVIVLAAGRVVAAGPPATVLTAELICTVYGVDATVLQHPRTGRPLLAFATLPAESGPRSTRTEGAL, encoded by the coding sequence ATGACCATCACACGCACAACGGCGCCCGATCTCCCCGGGCTCGCGTCCCCTGGGCTCGCGGATGCCGCGGCGCCCGGCCTGCAGACCGAGCGTCTGCAGCTCACCCGCGCCGGCCGCCTCGTGATCGACGGCGTCGACTGCACGCTGCCGAGCGGCCGCCTTGGCGCGCTCGTCGGCCCGAACGGTGCGGGCAAGAGCACGCTGCTGCACCTGATCGCCGGGGTGCTGAGCCCCGACGGCACCGGCCGCCAGGTCCCGACACCACCGGGAACCGTGCACTTCGACGGGGAACGGCTCGACACCGCCTCACGGCGCAGCCGGGCCCGCGTCGTGGCCTTGGCCGAGCAGCACGCCGACAGCCAGCTCGAGATCTCGGTGACGGATGCCGTGCTGCTCGGCCGCACGCCACACCGCAGCCTCTTCGCGGCACCGGGCGGCGACGACCGCGCGTTCGCGCTGCGCTGCCTCGCCGACGTCGGCGCCCTCGATCTGGCCGGGCGGCTATACCGAACGCTCTCAGGCGGCGAGCGTCAGCGGGTCAACCTCGCCAGGGCGCTCGCCCAGGAGCCGCGGCTGCTGCTGCTCGACGAGCCGACCAACCACCTCGACATCCGGGCCCAGCTCGACACGCTCACGCTCGTCAGCGGTCTCACCGAGCGCGGACTCACCGCCCTCGCCGCGCTGCACGACCTCAACCTGGCCGCGGCGTTCGCGGACCACGTGATCGTGCTCGCCGCCGGCCGGGTCGTTGCCGCCGGGCCACCGGCCACCGTGCTCACCGCTGAGTTGATCTGCACGGTGTACGGCGTCGACGCGACGGTACTGCAGCACCCGCGCACCGGTCGCCCGCTGCTCGCCTTCGCGACGCTGCCGGCTGAATCCGGTCCCCGGTCGACTCGGACGGAGGGCGCACTGTGA
- a CDS encoding putative F420-0 ABC transporter permease subunit codes for MTNTAPARAALTAPLPETGRRAGWRGRTGLVAWVLALVLAASVLLAVAIGPAALSPSEVLASVLTHLGLGELFGVEAPSALRDGIVWELRLPRVLTAAAVGAGLALCGTVMQALMRNPLADPYLLGLSSGASLGAVIVIVLGAAIALPIAAFVGALLALVATLGLAGAAGGLSPSRTILAGLAVSAVFGALTSLVIFWSATGDSYREILNWLLGSLAGARWPAVAIAGIALLVVGVPLLFSGTVLDAFAFGDTAAAALGVPVTAVRWILLGATALLTGALVAVSGAIGFVGLVLPHAVRLLIGPGHRGLLPLSALAGAIFLLWMDTGARTLFDPRELPVGILTAIVGGPVFAMILLKNRSTQ; via the coding sequence GTGACTAACACCGCCCCGGCCCGCGCCGCCTTGACCGCCCCGCTCCCCGAGACCGGGCGCCGGGCGGGTTGGCGCGGGCGCACGGGGCTCGTGGCCTGGGTGCTCGCGCTGGTGCTCGCGGCATCCGTGCTGCTGGCCGTCGCCATCGGCCCTGCCGCGCTCAGCCCGAGCGAGGTGCTGGCGAGCGTGCTCACCCACCTCGGCCTCGGCGAGCTGTTCGGGGTCGAAGCCCCCTCGGCCCTCCGCGACGGCATCGTCTGGGAGCTGCGCCTGCCCCGCGTGCTCACGGCCGCGGCGGTCGGCGCCGGCCTCGCCCTCTGCGGCACCGTGATGCAGGCGCTCATGCGCAACCCGCTCGCCGACCCGTATCTGCTCGGCCTGAGCTCTGGGGCCTCGCTCGGCGCCGTCATCGTGATCGTGCTCGGCGCGGCGATCGCGCTGCCGATCGCGGCCTTCGTCGGCGCCCTGCTCGCGCTCGTCGCGACGCTCGGGCTCGCCGGTGCGGCCGGCGGCCTCAGCCCGAGCCGCACGATCCTGGCCGGCCTCGCCGTCTCGGCGGTCTTCGGTGCGCTGACCAGCCTCGTGATCTTCTGGAGTGCCACCGGTGACAGCTACCGCGAGATCCTCAACTGGCTCCTCGGCTCGCTGGCCGGCGCACGCTGGCCGGCCGTCGCGATCGCCGGCATCGCGCTGCTCGTGGTCGGCGTTCCGCTGCTGTTCAGCGGGACCGTGCTCGACGCCTTCGCCTTCGGTGACACGGCTGCGGCGGCGCTCGGCGTTCCGGTGACGGCGGTGCGCTGGATCCTGCTCGGCGCGACCGCGCTGCTCACCGGCGCCCTCGTCGCCGTCAGCGGCGCGATCGGTTTCGTCGGGCTCGTGCTGCCGCACGCCGTTCGACTGCTCATCGGCCCTGGCCACCGTGGCCTATTGCCGCTCTCGGCGCTGGCCGGAGCGATCTTCCTGCTCTGGATGGACACCGGCGCCCGCACCCTCTTCGACCCGCGCGAACTGCCGGTCGGAATCCTCACGGCCATCGTCGGCGGCCCGGTCTTCGCCATGATCCTGCTCAAGAATCGGAGCACGCAATGA
- a CDS encoding putative F420-0 ABC transporter substrate-binding protein: MLPVTPFPATPRAARPHRRRVAGAVTAAATLALLAGCAAPASDTIGTAADEPADTSQTGYPLTIDNCGTEVTFTAAPERVVSIKSTSTEMLLALGLGERIVGSAFGDGPAAEAWAAEAAALPVLSDKVPGQEATLELEPDLVYAGWESNLSAEGAGDRPTLAALGVNSLVSPAACKGEAYRPNPLDFDEVFAEITQIGEIFDVQDAAAELVAAQRAELAAVEPAGDGRSALWYSSGNDTPYVGAGIGAPQMILDALELENVAADVQDSWSPLGWEAIVAADPDVIVLVDAAWNTAESKIGLLESNPATANLSAVQAGNYLIVPFPAGEAGVRNVEAVATLNAQLESLGD, from the coding sequence ATGCTCCCCGTCACGCCATTCCCCGCTACGCCGCGCGCCGCGCGCCCCCATCGCCGCCGCGTGGCCGGCGCGGTCACCGCCGCCGCGACGCTCGCCCTGCTCGCCGGTTGTGCCGCACCGGCATCCGACACGATCGGCACCGCGGCCGACGAGCCGGCCGACACCAGCCAGACCGGTTACCCGCTCACGATCGACAATTGCGGAACCGAGGTCACCTTCACGGCGGCTCCGGAGCGCGTCGTCAGCATCAAGTCGACCTCGACCGAGATGCTGCTGGCGCTCGGCCTCGGCGAACGCATCGTCGGTTCCGCCTTCGGCGATGGGCCGGCCGCTGAGGCTTGGGCGGCGGAGGCCGCCGCGCTCCCCGTGCTCAGCGACAAGGTGCCCGGCCAGGAGGCGACGCTCGAGCTCGAGCCGGATCTCGTCTACGCCGGCTGGGAGTCCAACCTCAGCGCGGAGGGTGCGGGCGATCGCCCAACGCTCGCCGCCCTCGGCGTGAACAGCCTCGTGTCGCCAGCCGCATGCAAGGGCGAGGCCTACCGCCCGAACCCGCTCGACTTCGATGAGGTCTTCGCCGAGATCACGCAGATCGGCGAGATCTTCGATGTGCAGGATGCCGCGGCGGAGCTCGTCGCCGCGCAGCGCGCCGAGCTCGCCGCCGTCGAGCCGGCCGGCGACGGGCGCAGCGCCCTCTGGTACAGCTCCGGGAATGACACTCCGTACGTCGGCGCCGGAATCGGTGCGCCCCAGATGATCCTCGACGCGCTCGAGCTTGAGAACGTCGCCGCCGACGTGCAGGACAGCTGGTCGCCGCTCGGCTGGGAGGCCATCGTGGCCGCCGATCCCGACGTGATCGTGCTTGTCGACGCCGCGTGGAACACCGCAGAGTCGAAGATCGGGCTGCTCGAGTCGAACCCGGCGACCGCGAATCTCAGTGCGGTGCAGGCTGGCAACTACCTGATCGTGCCGTTCCCCGCCGGGGAGGCCGGAGTACGCAACGTCGAGGCCGTCGCCACGCTGAACGCCCAGTTGGAGTCACTCGGTGACTAA